In Caldisericia bacterium, the DNA window ATATCAAGAGCTCTTTTTGTTCCAGCAATTCCACCTGTATCTGGATCAAAACATATATAAATTCTATCTGCAAATCTCTTTAGTATCCTTCCCTGATCTATGGTAAAAGAGGTTCCCATAGAAGAGACACTATTTTCTATACCATTTTGATGAAGCATTATTACATCCATATAACCCTCTACAAGTACAACTTCTCTATTTTTAAGAATTGAATCCTTTGCCTGAAAGATACCATAAAGAGCTTCCCTTTTCTTAAACACTGATTCACCAGAATTTATATACTTTGGCTCCTCATCCTTCAAGGTTCTACCTGAAAACCCAATTACCCTTCCCACAGTGTCAAATATGGGGAAGATAAGTCTTCCTCTAAAATGCGAAAAGGGATACAATCCAGTTTTTTTAAATATTTCTGGTTTTATATTTTTCTCTTTAAGAAAAAAGGATATATCCTCTGGAGCATAGCCTAACCTAAATTTAGATATAACCTCTTCTTTAAGTCCCCTCTTTTTAAGGTAGTTCATGGCTTCTTTATTTTCATGAAGTAACTTTTCAAAATAGGATGTAAAAATTTCATGAAGATTGAATATTTCCCCTTTCTCTTTGCTAACTTTGTACTTAGGAATTTCAACTCCTGCCCATTTAGCAAGTATCTCAACTGCTTTTACAAAATCCACACCTTCAATTTTCATTATAAAATGGTATATGTTTCCTCCAACTCCACATCCAAAACAATGAAATAGACCCTTCTCTCTTGAAACACTAAATGAGGGATTCTTATCTGGATGGAATGGACACAATCCCATATAATTTTTTCCTCTCTTCTTCAATTTGACATATTGAGAGATATATTCCACTATATCTACTTTTTCTCTGAGTTCCTCTGCAAATTCATAAAGATCCTTTACTTTTTCCATGGTTTAGGTATAAATAAATCATTGTATAAGCTTAAAAGATACTCATCTGTCATGCCAGATATGTAATCGCATACATACCTTGTCCTTATCTCCTCAATCTTAAGAGCCTCCTCCCAGGTAGAAAATTGCTCTGGGAGTTCATACTTATTTACAAAGCTCAATAACTTTTCTGGTTTCTCCATAAAATAATCAAACATGTCCGATATTACCTTCTCAATTTTAAATCTTTCTTCTCCTCTTACTTCATCGTTAAAGTATAAAACATCCTTTAGAAAATCAAGAAAAATATCCATAACATAGGAAATCTCTTCCGAGAAGAATAGATATCCAGTTTTTGTGAAGTTATTTATTAGATCTTTAACCATAGTATCAATTCTTTCAGGAATTGTAGAACCAAGAAGTTTTGTTATAGCCTTAGGTATATCTTTTTCCTTTACAATCCCAGCTCTTATAGCATCATCAAGATCATGGTTTAGATACGCTATTCTATCACTTAGTGCAACAACAAGACCTTCTGGTGTTTTTGGCATATCCTTAATAATACCTTCTTTGATTTCCCTTAGACCCTTTGAGTGTTTAAGTATTCCATCCCTTACCTCCCATGTAAGATTAAGTCCACTTCTTTTTCTATTCCCATACCCTTCCTCCAATACATCAACTACTCTCAATGACTGCTCATTATGCTTAAAGCCACCGGATGGGACATACTCTTTGTATTTTTTATCCAAAATCTTTTCTCCCATGTGTCCAAATGGAGCGTGTCCAAGGTCGTGTCCAAGTGCTATTGCTTCAATTAAATCCTCATTTAATCTTAAACTCCTCCCCACAACTCTTGAGATTTGAGAAACTTCAAGTACATGGGTAAGTCTTGTTCTATAATGGTCTCCTGCTGGGAAGAAGAAGACTTGGGTTTTCTCCTTTAATCTCCTAAACGCCTTTGAGTGAATAATCCTATCTCTATCTCTTTGAAACTCCGTCCTTATAGGACATTTCTCTTCAGGAAATACTCTCCCCTTTGTATCCCTGGATTTAGTTCCTAAGGGGGAGAGTATTTCTTCCTCTATGTCCTCTAATTTCTCACGTATGAGTTTATTTTTTTGCAAGTTTCTCCTCTACTACAGCTTGTGCTGCAGCGAGTCTCGCTATTGGAACCCTGTATGGTGAACATGAGACATAATCAAGACCTGCTTTAAAGAAGAATTTTATGCTCTTTGGATCTCCACCATGTTCACCACATATTCCTACTTCAAGATCCTTCTTTACTTTCTTTCCTTTCTCTGTTCCCATTTTTACTAACTGCCCAACACCATCCCAATCAAGTGTCTCAAAAGGATCCTCCTTTATAATTTTCATATCCACATACTTCGCAAGGAATTTACCTTGGGCATCATCCCTTGAATAACCAAAAGTCATCTGTGTTAAATCATTTGTTCCAAAAGAGAAGAAATCTGCATACATAGCTATCTCATCAGCAGTTAAAGCTGCTCTTGGAATTTCAATCATTGTTCCAAATTTATACTTAATCTCTACCCCTGCCCTCTCCATTTCCTCTTTTATTGTTTCGTCTAACTTGTCCTTAAGATACTTTAGCTCATTTACATGACCAACAAGTGGAATCATTATCTCAGGGTAGATCTCCATGTTTTCAAGAGTGACCTGTATTGCAGCTTCTATTATTGCTTTCACCTGCATTTCATATATTTCAGGATAGATAATTCCAAGTCTACAACCACGAAAACCCAACATGGGATTGAACTCATGGAGTTCGTTAATAATAGATAGAAGTTTTTCCTTCTCTTTTATCTTAGAGATCAATTCATCCATTTTTCTTAAACTTTCAGCACTCTTTAAACTAAGTTTAAGTTCATTTATCTCCTGCTGTATCTCTTCCCTATTGGGGAGGAACTCGTGAAGTGGTGGATCGAGAAGTCTTATAATCACCGGAAATCCCTCCATAGCTTTAAACAACTCCACAAAATCATTTCTCTGCATTGGAAGTAACTTGTTAAGAGCTTCTCTTCTTTCCTCCTCTGTTCTTGCCATTATCATTTCCTGCATTATTGGGAGTCTCTCTTCACCAAAGAACATGTGTTCTGTTCTTGCAAGACCAATACCTTCTGCACCAAACTCTCTTGCTTTCTTTGCCTGCTCAGGAGTATCTGCGTTTGCTCTTACACCAAGTGTTCTAATTTCATCTGCCCACTCAAGAATCTTCTGAAGATTACCACTGAGGGAGGGCATGATTAATGGAACTTCTCCAAGATACACTTCTCCTGTTGTTCCATCTATGGTAACAACTTCTCCCTTCTTGACTTTTTTATCTCTTGCAATAAAGTAACCTTCACTCATATTTATGAACAACTCTTCACATCCAACAACTGCTGGTTTTCCCATTGCCCTTGCCACTACCGCTGCATGGGATGTCATGCCACCTCTTGCTGTAAGGATTCCCTGAGCAGCATTCATTCCGTGAATGTCATCAGGAGTTGTCTCAGGCCTTACAAGAAGCACCTTTTCTCCTTTTTTCTCAAGTTCCACTGCTTCATCTGGGTCAAATACAACTCTGCCAACAGCTGCACCAGGACTTGCAGCAAGACCTTTTGCAATAACATCTTTCTTTACACTTGGGTCTATCTGTGGATGAAGAAGGGTATCAATGTTTTCAGGTGTCACCCTCATAATCGCCTCTTCTTTAGAAATCAAGCCTTCATCCACCATTTCCACAGCAATTTTCACAGCTGCCATTGCTGTCCTTTTACCTGTTCTTGTCTGAAGAAGATAGAGTTTACCCTTCTCCACAGTAAACTCTATATCTTGCATATCTCTATAGTGTTTTTCAAGAATAAGGGATGCGTTTACCAACTCTTTGTATGCATTCGGCATCATCTCTTCCATAGTCGGAAGATTCTTATTGGCATCCTGCTTTGAGTATTCATTTATGGCATGTGGAGTTCTTATTCCTGCAACAACATCCTCACCCTGTGCATTCGGTAGGAACTCTCCATAAAGGTGTTTCTCACCGGTTCTCGGATCCCTTGTGAATGCTACACCAGTTCCACTGTCGTTTCCCATGTTGCCAAAGACCATTGTTACTATATTTACTGCAGTTCCAAGGTCATCTGGTATCTTGTTTATTTTTCTATAAACTATCGCCCTCTCATTATTCCAAGATTTGAATACAGCTTCTATGGCCATAAATAGTTGCTTATACGGATCCTGAGGAAAATCTTCACCTGTTTCTTTTTTATATATATCTTTAAATTTTTTAATTAACTCTTTCAAACCTTGGGGAGGAATTTCTGGATCTTCCTTTACATTATACTTCTCCTTTATCCTTGTTAATGCTTCTTCAAACTTCTCATGGGGAATACCAATTACTACATTACTAAACATCTGTATAAATCTTCTATAAGAATCATAGGCAAATCTCTCATCATTGGTTAGAGCACTCAATCCCTCAACAGTTTCGTCATTTAAACCAAGATTAAGGATTGTATCCATCATTCCAGGCATAGAAATGGGTGCACCAGATCTAACAGATACAAGGAGGGGATTCTCTCTTGAACCAAATTTCTTTCCAGTTTTCCCTTCAAGCCACGCCATATGATCCAAAATTTCTTTATCCAAACCCTCTGGAAGTTTCTCTCCATTCTTGTAATACTCTATGCACACCTCTGTTGTTATTGTAAAACCTGGAGGAACTGGAAGACCAATTCTTGTCATTTCAGCCAATCCAGCTCCCTTTCCACCAAGTAAATTCTTTAACTCCTTTGAACCTTCTTCAAACTTATAGATTCTTTTCGCCATTTTTTACCTCTCCTTCTATAATT includes these proteins:
- a CDS encoding DNA primase, whose product is MEKVKDLYEFAEELREKVDIVEYISQYVKLKKRGKNYMGLCPFHPDKNPSFSVSREKGLFHCFGCGVGGNIYHFIMKIEGVDFVKAVEILAKWAGVEIPKYKVSKEKGEIFNLHEIFTSYFEKLLHENKEAMNYLKKRGLKEEVISKFRLGYAPEDISFFLKEKNIKPEIFKKTGLYPFSHFRGRLIFPIFDTVGRVIGFSGRTLKDEEPKYINSGESVFKKREALYGIFQAKDSILKNREVVLVEGYMDVIMLHQNGIENSVSSMGTSFTIDQGRILKRFADRIYICFDPDTGGIAGTKRALDIAETLNFDVRIVKIPENLDPDEYVLKNGKESFFKLLKDAPDVVTFLWSEAEKLHRNDESAVPLVKDLIEIAKRIKDEAKRFEVIRKIAERTKFPEDIILNEIKRGKKKKKRDESILEQKDLLEREFLSAIVKNEEFFSIIKDEIDENYFFTERYRNLYRKFTSNLTKDVLEEDSIYREMILEDNEISEEVFFDIFRRFKLRYLIRVKEKIIKEIDEIDKKDEERFNYLKLKLFEIEKEIKSFLHKKEV
- a CDS encoding deoxyguanosinetriphosphate triphosphohydrolase, translated to MQKNKLIREKLEDIEEEILSPLGTKSRDTKGRVFPEEKCPIRTEFQRDRDRIIHSKAFRRLKEKTQVFFFPAGDHYRTRLTHVLEVSQISRVVGRSLRLNEDLIEAIALGHDLGHAPFGHMGEKILDKKYKEYVPSGGFKHNEQSLRVVDVLEEGYGNRKRSGLNLTWEVRDGILKHSKGLREIKEGIIKDMPKTPEGLVVALSDRIAYLNHDLDDAIRAGIVKEKDIPKAITKLLGSTIPERIDTMVKDLINNFTKTGYLFFSEEISYVMDIFLDFLKDVLYFNDEVRGEERFKIEKVISDMFDYFMEKPEKLLSFVNKYELPEQFSTWEEALKIEEIRTRYVCDYISGMTDEYLLSLYNDLFIPKPWKK
- a CDS encoding pyruvate, phosphate dikinase, whose amino-acid sequence is MAKRIYKFEEGSKELKNLLGGKGAGLAEMTRIGLPVPPGFTITTEVCIEYYKNGEKLPEGLDKEILDHMAWLEGKTGKKFGSRENPLLVSVRSGAPISMPGMMDTILNLGLNDETVEGLSALTNDERFAYDSYRRFIQMFSNVVIGIPHEKFEEALTRIKEKYNVKEDPEIPPQGLKELIKKFKDIYKKETGEDFPQDPYKQLFMAIEAVFKSWNNERAIVYRKINKIPDDLGTAVNIVTMVFGNMGNDSGTGVAFTRDPRTGEKHLYGEFLPNAQGEDVVAGIRTPHAINEYSKQDANKNLPTMEEMMPNAYKELVNASLILEKHYRDMQDIEFTVEKGKLYLLQTRTGKRTAMAAVKIAVEMVDEGLISKEEAIMRVTPENIDTLLHPQIDPSVKKDVIAKGLAASPGAAVGRVVFDPDEAVELEKKGEKVLLVRPETTPDDIHGMNAAQGILTARGGMTSHAAVVARAMGKPAVVGCEELFINMSEGYFIARDKKVKKGEVVTIDGTTGEVYLGEVPLIMPSLSGNLQKILEWADEIRTLGVRANADTPEQAKKAREFGAEGIGLARTEHMFFGEERLPIMQEMIMARTEEERREALNKLLPMQRNDFVELFKAMEGFPVIIRLLDPPLHEFLPNREEIQQEINELKLSLKSAESLRKMDELISKIKEKEKLLSIINELHEFNPMLGFRGCRLGIIYPEIYEMQVKAIIEAAIQVTLENMEIYPEIMIPLVGHVNELKYLKDKLDETIKEEMERAGVEIKYKFGTMIEIPRAALTADEIAMYADFFSFGTNDLTQMTFGYSRDDAQGKFLAKYVDMKIIKEDPFETLDWDGVGQLVKMGTEKGKKVKKDLEVGICGEHGGDPKSIKFFFKAGLDYVSCSPYRVPIARLAAAQAVVEEKLAKK